The Streptococcus oralis Uo5 genome includes a window with the following:
- a CDS encoding lactonase family protein — protein sequence MKETVYFGTYTRRLSKGIYKADFDTETGQLANLELFAAEPSPTYLAFDQQKHLYTVGSQDGLGGIAAYKTDGTLLNHVVEEGAPHCYVAVDEKRGLVYGANYHKGQVLVYKRQTDGNLIQTDLDQHSGQGPHENQASPHVHFTDLTPDQYLVTCDLGTDEVTTYDVSLEGKLNKLYTYHSQAGAGARHIVFHHHYKIAYLICELNSTIEVLIYDGVGEFERMQVISTLPDGYEGFNATAAIRLSKDGKYLYASNRGHDSIAVYTILADGSLELLEIVPSHGKNPRDFDLTPDQEFLIAVHQDSDNATVFKRNPKSGRLAELSNDFHVPEAVCINFPH from the coding sequence ATGAAAGAAACTGTTTATTTTGGAACTTACACTCGTCGCTTATCTAAAGGGATTTACAAGGCAGATTTTGATACAGAAACAGGCCAGCTTGCAAATCTTGAACTTTTTGCTGCTGAACCAAGTCCAACCTACCTTGCCTTTGACCAGCAGAAACACTTATACACTGTAGGGAGCCAGGATGGCTTAGGTGGAATCGCTGCTTACAAGACTGATGGTACTTTGCTAAATCATGTGGTTGAAGAAGGCGCCCCCCATTGTTATGTGGCAGTGGATGAAAAGCGTGGTCTCGTTTATGGGGCCAACTATCATAAGGGTCAAGTTCTGGTTTATAAACGTCAAACGGATGGTAACCTCATCCAAACAGATCTAGATCAGCATAGTGGACAAGGTCCTCATGAAAACCAAGCTTCCCCACATGTACACTTTACGGATCTAACACCTGACCAGTACCTTGTCACATGTGATCTAGGAACAGATGAGGTAACAACCTATGATGTTAGCTTAGAGGGAAAACTAAATAAACTCTACACTTATCACAGCCAAGCTGGAGCAGGGGCTCGCCACATCGTTTTCCACCACCACTATAAGATTGCCTATCTCATCTGCGAACTTAATAGCACTATAGAGGTCTTGATTTATGATGGAGTTGGTGAATTTGAACGCATGCAAGTTATTTCAACCTTACCAGATGGATACGAAGGCTTTAATGCTACTGCTGCCATTCGTCTTTCAAAAGATGGCAAATACCTCTATGCATCCAACCGAGGTCATGATTCCATTGCAGTCTATACAATCCTCGCTGATGGTAGCTTGGAATTATTAGAGATTGTACCAAGTCATGGTAAAAATCCACGTGATTTCGACCTAACTCCTGATCAAGAGTTTCTCATTGCTGTTCATCAAGATTCTGATAACGCAACCGTCTTTAAGCGCAATCCTAAAAGTGGTCGTCTTGCAGAGCTTTCTAACGACTTCCATGTCCCTGAAGCAGTCTGCATCAACTTTCCACATTAA
- a CDS encoding F0F1 ATP synthase subunit epsilon: MAHLTVQIVTPDGLVYDHHASFVSVRTLDGEMGILPRHENMIAVLAVDEVKVKRIDDDTHVNWIAVNGGIIEIANDIITIVADSAERARDIDISRAERAKLRAEREIEEAHDKHLIDQERRAKIALQRAINRINVGNRL; encoded by the coding sequence ATGGCTCATTTAACTGTCCAGATCGTGACACCAGATGGCCTCGTCTATGATCACCATGCCAGCTTTGTATCGGTACGAACTCTGGATGGTGAGATGGGGATCTTGCCACGACATGAAAATATGATTGCGGTTTTAGCGGTTGATGAAGTGAAGGTAAAACGTATCGATGATGATACTCATGTGAACTGGATTGCAGTGAACGGAGGAATTATCGAGATTGCTAATGATATCATTACTATTGTAGCAGACTCTGCAGAGCGTGCTCGTGATATTGACATCAGTCGTGCAGAACGTGCGAAACTTCGAGCTGAACGAGAAATCGAAGAAGCCCATGACAAGCATTTGATTGACCAAGAGCGTCGTGCAAAAATCGCATTGCAACGTGCTATCAACCGTATCAATGTCGGAAATAGACTATAA
- the atpD gene encoding F0F1 ATP synthase subunit beta: MSSGKIAQVIGPVVDVLFAAGETLPEINNALVVYKNDERKTKIVLEVALELGDGMVRTIAMESTDGLTRGMEVLDTGRPISVPVGKETLGRVFNVLGDTIDLDAPFAEDAERQPIHKKAPTFDELSTSSEILETGIKVIDLLAPYLKGGKVGLFGGAGVGKTVLIQELIHNIAQEHGGISVFTGVGERTREGNDLYWEMKESGVIEKTAMVFGQMNEPPGARMRVALTGLTIAEYFRDVEGQDVLLFIDNIFRFTQAGSEVSALLGRMPSAVGYQPTLATEMGQLQERITSTKKGSVTSIQAIYVPADDYTDPAPATAFAHLDSTTNLERKLVQLGIYPAVDPLASSSRALAPEIVGEEHYAVAAEVKRVLQRYHELQDIIAILGMDELSDEEKTLVARARRIQFFLSQNFNVAEQFTGQPGSYVPVAETVRGFKEILEGKHDQLPEDAFRGVGSIEDVIAKAEKMGF; the protein is encoded by the coding sequence ATGAGTTCAGGTAAAATTGCTCAGGTTATCGGACCCGTTGTAGATGTTTTGTTTGCAGCAGGGGAAACACTTCCTGAGATTAATAATGCACTTGTCGTCTACAAAAATGACGAAAGAAAAACAAAAATCGTCCTTGAAGTAGCCTTGGAGTTGGGTGATGGTATGGTCCGTACGATCGCCATGGAATCAACAGATGGTTTGACTCGTGGAATGGAAGTTTTGGACACAGGCCGTCCAATCTCTGTACCAGTAGGTAAAGAAACTTTGGGACGTGTCTTCAATGTTTTGGGAGATACCATTGACTTGGATGCTCCTTTCGCTGAAGACGCTGAGCGTCAGCCAATTCATAAGAAAGCTCCAACTTTTGATGAATTGTCTACCTCATCTGAAATCTTAGAAACAGGGATCAAGGTTATCGACCTTCTTGCCCCATACCTTAAAGGTGGTAAAGTTGGACTCTTCGGTGGTGCCGGAGTTGGTAAAACTGTCTTGATCCAAGAATTGATTCACAACATTGCCCAAGAACACGGTGGTATTTCAGTATTTACTGGTGTTGGGGAACGTACTCGTGAAGGGAATGACCTTTACTGGGAAATGAAAGAATCAGGCGTTATCGAGAAAACAGCCATGGTATTTGGTCAGATGAATGAACCACCAGGAGCCCGTATGCGTGTTGCCCTTACTGGTTTGACAATCGCCGAATACTTCCGTGATGTAGAAGGCCAAGATGTGCTTCTCTTTATCGACAATATCTTCCGTTTCACTCAAGCTGGTTCAGAAGTATCTGCCCTTTTGGGTCGTATGCCTTCAGCCGTTGGTTACCAACCAACCCTTGCTACAGAAATGGGTCAATTGCAAGAACGTATCACATCAACCAAGAAGGGTTCTGTAACCTCAATCCAGGCTATCTACGTGCCTGCGGATGACTATACTGACCCTGCGCCGGCAACAGCCTTCGCTCACTTGGATTCAACTACAAACTTGGAACGTAAGTTGGTACAGTTGGGTATCTACCCAGCCGTTGATCCGTTGGCTTCAAGCTCTCGTGCCTTGGCACCTGAGATTGTTGGTGAGGAGCACTACGCAGTTGCTGCTGAGGTTAAACGTGTTCTTCAACGTTACCATGAATTGCAAGATATCATTGCTATCCTTGGTATGGATGAACTTTCTGATGAAGAAAAGACCTTGGTTGCACGTGCCCGTCGTATCCAGTTCTTCTTGTCTCAAAACTTTAACGTTGCAGAACAATTTACTGGTCAACCTGGTTCTTATGTACCAGTAGCGGAAACAGTTCGTGGCTTTAAGGAAATCCTTGAAGGAAAACACGACCAGTTACCAGAAGATGCCTTCCGTGGTGTCGGTTCAATCGAAGACGTCATTGCTAAGGCAGAGAAAATGGGATTTTAA
- a CDS encoding F0F1 ATP synthase subunit gamma, with amino-acid sequence MAVSLNDIKTKIASTKNTSQITNAMQMVSAAKLGRSEEAARNFQVYAQKVRKLLTDILHGNGSGGSTNPMLISRPVKKTGYIVITSDRGLVGGYNASILKAVMELKEEYHPDGKGFEIICIGGMGADFFKARGIQPIYELRGLADQPSFDEVRKIISKTIEMYQNELFDELYVCYNHHVNTLTSQMRVEQMLPIVDLDPNEADEEYSLTFELETSRDEILEQLLPQYAESMIYGAIIDAKTAENAAGMTAMQTATDNAKKVINDLTIQYNRARQAAITQEITEIVAGASALE; translated from the coding sequence ATGGCAGTATCTCTAAATGATATTAAAACAAAAATCGCCTCAACCAAAAATACGAGTCAAATCACTAATGCTATGCAAATGGTATCGGCTGCCAAGTTAGGTCGCTCTGAAGAAGCAGCGCGCAACTTCCAAGTTTACGCTCAGAAAGTTCGTAAGCTTTTAACGGATATTTTGCATGGTAACGGATCTGGTGGTTCAACCAATCCGATGCTCATCAGTCGCCCAGTTAAGAAAACAGGCTATATCGTTATCACTTCAGACCGTGGTTTGGTTGGAGGTTATAATGCTTCCATCCTTAAAGCCGTTATGGAGTTGAAAGAAGAATACCATCCAGATGGTAAAGGTTTTGAGATAATCTGTATCGGTGGTATGGGAGCTGATTTCTTTAAGGCTCGTGGTATTCAGCCAATCTATGAACTACGTGGCTTGGCAGATCAACCTAGTTTTGATGAAGTTCGTAAAATTATTTCAAAAACGATTGAGATGTACCAAAACGAACTTTTTGATGAATTGTATGTCTGCTACAACCATCATGTCAATACTCTCACAAGTCAAATGCGTGTGGAGCAAATGCTGCCGATTGTTGACTTGGATCCAAATGAAGCTGATGAAGAGTATAGTTTGACCTTTGAGTTGGAAACGAGCCGTGATGAAATTCTAGAGCAGTTGTTGCCACAGTATGCCGAAAGTATGATTTACGGGGCTATTATCGATGCCAAGACAGCTGAAAATGCTGCAGGTATGACAGCTATGCAAACGGCGACCGATAATGCCAAAAAGGTCATCAATGATTTGACAATCCAGTATAACCGTGCCAGACAGGCGGCGATTACACAAGAAATTACAGAAATCGTGGCGGGGGCTAGTGCCTTAGAATAA
- the atpA gene encoding F0F1 ATP synthase subunit alpha produces MAINAQEISALIKQQIENFKPNFDVSETGVVTYIGDGIARAHGLENAMSGELLIFENGSYGMAQNLESTDVGIIILGDFTDIREGDTIRRTGKIMEVPVGDSLIGRVVDPLGRPVDGLGDIHTDKTRPVEAPAPGVMQRKSVSEPLQTGLKAIDALVPIGRGQRELIIGDRQTGKTTIAIDTILNQKGQDMICIYVAIGQKESTVRTQVETLRQYGALDYTIVVTASASQPSPLLFLAPYAGVAMAEEFMYQGKHVLIVYDDLSKQAVAYRELSLLLRRPPGREAFPGDVFYLHSRLLERSAKVSDELGGGSITALPFIETQAGDISAYIATNVISITDGQIFLGDGLFNAGIRPAIDAGSSVSRVGGSAQIKAMKKVAGTLRIDLASYRELEAFTKFGSDLDAATQAKLNRGRRTVEVLKQPVHKPLPVEKQVTILYALTHGFLDTIPVDDIVRFEEEFHTFFDAHYPEILETIRETKDLPEEAVLDAAITEFLNQSSFQ; encoded by the coding sequence TTGGCAATTAACGCACAAGAAATCAGCGCTTTAATTAAGCAACAAATTGAAAATTTCAAACCCAATTTTGATGTGTCTGAAACAGGTGTTGTAACCTATATCGGGGATGGAATTGCGCGTGCTCACGGTCTTGAAAATGCCATGAGTGGAGAGTTGTTGATCTTTGAAAACGGCTCTTATGGGATGGCGCAAAACTTGGAGTCTACAGACGTTGGGATTATCATCCTTGGAGACTTTACAGATATTCGTGAAGGTGATACTATTCGCCGTACAGGTAAAATCATGGAAGTACCTGTGGGGGACAGCCTAATCGGACGTGTTGTCGACCCACTTGGTCGTCCAGTTGATGGTCTTGGTGATATCCATACTGACAAGACTCGTCCAGTGGAAGCGCCAGCTCCTGGCGTTATGCAACGTAAGTCTGTATCAGAACCATTGCAAACAGGCTTGAAAGCTATTGACGCCCTTGTTCCGATTGGTCGTGGTCAACGTGAGTTGATTATCGGTGACCGTCAGACAGGGAAAACAACTATTGCGATTGATACAATCTTGAACCAAAAAGGTCAAGATATGATCTGTATCTACGTAGCGATTGGACAAAAAGAATCAACAGTCCGTACACAAGTAGAAACACTTCGCCAGTACGGTGCCTTGGACTACACAATCGTTGTGACAGCCTCTGCTTCACAACCATCTCCATTGCTCTTCCTAGCTCCTTATGCTGGTGTAGCTATGGCAGAAGAATTTATGTACCAAGGCAAGCATGTTTTGATTGTTTATGATGATCTTTCAAAACAAGCGGTCGCTTATCGTGAGCTTTCTCTCTTGCTTCGTCGTCCACCAGGTCGTGAAGCCTTCCCAGGGGATGTTTTCTACCTTCACAGTCGTTTGCTTGAGCGCTCAGCTAAAGTTTCTGATGAGCTTGGTGGTGGATCTATTACAGCCCTACCATTTATCGAGACACAAGCAGGAGATATCTCTGCCTATATCGCAACCAACGTGATTTCTATCACTGATGGACAAATCTTCCTTGGTGATGGTCTCTTCAATGCGGGTATTCGTCCAGCCATTGATGCGGGTTCATCTGTATCCCGTGTAGGGGGTTCGGCACAGATTAAAGCCATGAAGAAAGTTGCTGGTACACTTCGTATCGACCTTGCTTCATACCGTGAGTTGGAAGCCTTCACTAAGTTTGGTTCTGACTTGGATGCAGCAACACAGGCTAAGTTAAACCGTGGACGTCGTACTGTGGAAGTATTGAAACAACCTGTCCATAAACCACTACCTGTTGAGAAACAAGTAACCATTCTCTATGCTTTGACACATGGTTTCTTGGATACGATTCCAGTAGATGACATTGTTCGTTTTGAGGAAGAGTTCCATACTTTCTTTGATGCTCATTATCCAGAGATTTTGGAAACCATTCGTGAAACAAAAGACTTGCCAGAAGAAGCAGTCTTGGATGCTGCGATTACAGAGTTTCTCAATCAATCCAGCTTCCAATAA
- a CDS encoding F0F1 ATP synthase subunit delta, whose translation MDKKTAKVIEKYSMPFVQLVIEKGEEDRIFSDLDQIKQVAEETGLPSFLAQVAVDESDKEKTVVFFQDSVSPLMQNFIQVLIYNHRANLFYDIIVDCLNRLERETNHFVVTISSAHPLTDDQKERLLPLIEKKMSLKVRSIKEQIDEGLIGGFVIFANHKTIDVSIKQQLRVVKENLK comes from the coding sequence ATGGACAAGAAAACAGCAAAGGTAATTGAAAAGTACAGCATGCCTTTTGTCCAATTAGTGATTGAAAAAGGAGAAGAGGACCGGATTTTTTCAGACTTGGATCAAATCAAGCAAGTCGCAGAAGAAACGGGCTTACCTTCTTTTTTAGCTCAGGTGGCAGTTGATGAGTCTGATAAGGAAAAAACAGTTGTTTTTTTTCAAGACTCTGTCTCACCTTTAATGCAAAACTTTATTCAGGTTCTGATTTACAATCACAGAGCAAATCTTTTTTATGATATCATTGTTGATTGTTTGAATCGTCTTGAAAGAGAAACCAATCATTTTGTAGTCACGATTTCCTCAGCTCATCCTTTAACGGATGATCAGAAGGAACGTTTGCTTCCCTTGATAGAGAAAAAAATGTCTCTGAAAGTACGGAGTATTAAAGAACAAATTGATGAAGGACTCATTGGTGGTTTTGTCATTTTTGCTAATCACAAGACAATTGATGTGAGTATAAAACAACAACTTCGAGTTGTTAAAGAAAATTTGAAATAG
- the atpF gene encoding F0F1 ATP synthase subunit B: MHVTVGELIGNFILIAGSFILLIVLVKKYAWSNLTSVFEERANKIAADIDGAEQARQKAETLAQKREDELAGSRNEAKTIIENAKETAEKSKADILADAKVEAGRLKEKANQEIAQNKAEALQSVKGEVADLTISLAGKIISKNLDSHAHKELIDQYIDQLEEA; the protein is encoded by the coding sequence ATGCACGTAACAGTAGGTGAATTAATTGGTAACTTTATTTTAATCGCTGGCTCTTTTATCCTTTTGATTGTCTTAGTTAAGAAATATGCGTGGTCAAACTTGACAAGTGTCTTCGAAGAAAGGGCAAATAAAATTGCTGCTGATATTGATGGAGCTGAACAGGCTCGTCAAAAAGCAGAAACTCTTGCCCAAAAACGTGAAGATGAATTGGCTGGTAGTCGCAACGAAGCCAAAACAATCATTGAAAATGCTAAAGAGACTGCAGAGAAGAGTAAAGCAGATATTCTGGCAGATGCTAAAGTAGAAGCAGGTCGCTTAAAAGAGAAGGCGAATCAAGAAATTGCTCAGAATAAAGCTGAGGCTTTGCAAAGTGTTAAGGGCGAGGTGGCAGATTTGACGATTAGTCTCGCTGGTAAAATTATCTCAAAAAACCTTGACAGTCATGCTCATAAGGAACTCATTGATCAGTATATCGATCAGCTAGAGGAAGCCTAA
- the atpB gene encoding F0F1 ATP synthase subunit A, producing the protein MEESINPTINIGPVTFDLTMLAMTLLIVGVVFGFIYWASRNMTLKPKGKQNVLEYFYDFVIGFTEPNIGKSYMKDYSLFFLCLFLFMVLANNLGLMAKLQTTDGTNLWTSPTANLQFDLALSFGIILMTHIEGIRRRGIKKYLKAYITPGFMTPMNILEEFTNFLSLALRVFGNIFAGEVMASLLITLSHQALYWYPVAFGANLAWTAFSVFISCIQAYVFTMLSSMYLGNKINDGEE; encoded by the coding sequence ATGGAAGAAAGTATCAATCCAACCATCAATATTGGTCCTGTTACCTTTGATTTAACCATGTTAGCCATGACCTTGTTGATTGTGGGAGTTGTTTTTGGCTTTATCTATTGGGCAAGTCGCAATATGACTTTGAAACCCAAAGGAAAGCAAAATGTACTTGAGTATTTCTATGACTTCGTTATTGGATTTACAGAACCTAACATTGGTAAAAGCTACATGAAAGACTACTCGCTCTTTTTCCTTTGTCTATTTCTATTTATGGTACTGGCAAATAACCTCGGTTTGATGGCCAAACTTCAAACTACAGATGGGACAAACCTTTGGACATCGCCAACTGCAAATCTCCAGTTTGACTTGGCCTTGTCATTTGGAATTATCCTGATGACCCATATTGAAGGGATTCGTCGCCGTGGGATTAAAAAATATCTAAAAGCCTATATCACACCTGGCTTTATGACTCCCATGAATATCTTAGAAGAGTTTACCAACTTTTTATCACTTGCCTTGCGGGTGTTCGGAAATATCTTTGCTGGAGAAGTGATGGCTAGTTTGCTAATCACTCTATCTCATCAAGCTCTATATTGGTATCCAGTTGCTTTTGGTGCTAACTTGGCTTGGACAGCCTTTTCTGTCTTTATTTCCTGCATCCAAGCCTATGTGTTTACCATGTTGTCTTCTATGTACTTAGGAAATAAGATAAATGATGGAGAAGAGTAG
- a CDS encoding F0F1 ATP synthase subunit C, with the protein MNLTFFGLCLACMGVSLAEGMLMNGLFKSAARQPDIIPQLRSLMIMGIAFIEGTFLVTLVFSFVIK; encoded by the coding sequence ATGAATTTAACATTTTTCGGTCTTTGTCTTGCCTGTATGGGTGTATCCCTTGCAGAAGGTATGTTGATGAACGGTTTGTTCAAATCAGCTGCTCGCCAACCAGACATCATTCCACAATTGCGTAGCTTAATGATCATGGGGATTGCCTTTATCGAAGGAACATTCTTGGTTACCCTCGTCTTTTCATTCGTCATCAAATAG
- a CDS encoding CHY zinc finger protein, whose amino-acid sequence MNQAQGLLVDDEGRCIHYHGEKDIVSLQCYECKKYYACYQCHNAMETHLFSPYPLVLSEDRPILCGVCKRTMTFQEYQKQMACPYCSAPFNPGCKQHYSYYFK is encoded by the coding sequence ATGAATCAAGCTCAAGGTTTGTTAGTTGATGATGAAGGCAGATGTATTCATTACCATGGTGAAAAGGACATCGTTTCCCTCCAGTGTTATGAGTGTAAAAAATACTATGCTTGTTATCAGTGCCACAATGCTATGGAAACGCATTTGTTTTCGCCCTATCCCTTGGTGCTTTCTGAGGATCGACCAATCTTATGTGGGGTTTGTAAGAGGACAATGACTTTCCAAGAATACCAAAAACAGATGGCTTGTCCTTACTGCAGTGCACCATTTAATCCAGGTTGTAAACAACACTATTCCTACTATTTTAAATAA
- a CDS encoding peptidase U32 family protein, with product MTKTLKRPEVLSPAGTLEKLKVAVQYGADAVFIGGQAYGLRSRAGNFTFEQMEEGVQFAAKYGAKVYVAANMVMHEGNEAGAGEWFRKLRDIGIAAVIVSDPALIMIAATEAPGLEIHLSTQASATNYETLEFWKELGLTRVVLAREVSMEELAEIRKRTDVEIEAFVHGAMCISYSGRCTLSNHMSMRDANRGGCSQSCRWKYDLYDMPFGQERKSLKGEIPEEFSMSAVDMSMIDHIPDMIENGVDSLKIEGRMKSIHYVSTVTNCYKAAVDAYLESPEKFEAIKQDLVDEMWKVAQRELATGFYYGTPTENEQLFGARRKIPEYKFVAEVVAYDDATQTATIRQRNVINEGDQVEFYGPGFRHFETYIEDLHDAKGNKIDRAPNPMELLTIKVPQPVQAGDMVRALKEGLINLYKEDGTSVTVRA from the coding sequence ATGACAAAAACATTAAAACGTCCTGAGGTTTTATCACCTGCAGGGACTTTAGAGAAGCTAAAAGTAGCTGTTCAATATGGTGCGGACGCAGTCTTCATCGGTGGACAGGCCTATGGTCTTCGTAGCCGTGCTGGAAACTTTACCTTTGAACAGATGGAAGAAGGAGTCCAGTTTGCTGCTAAGTACGGTGCCAAGGTCTATGTGGCTGCTAACATGGTTATGCACGAAGGAAACGAAGCTGGTGCTGGAGAATGGTTCCGTAAGTTGCGTGACATCGGGATTGCCGCAGTTATCGTGTCAGATCCAGCCTTGATTATGATTGCAGCAACCGAAGCACCAGGTCTTGAAATCCACCTTTCAACCCAAGCCAGTGCGACCAACTATGAAACTCTTGAGTTCTGGAAAGAACTTGGTCTAACTCGCGTAGTTTTGGCCCGTGAAGTTTCAATGGAAGAATTGGCAGAGATTCGCAAACGCACTGATGTAGAAATTGAGGCCTTTGTCCATGGAGCCATGTGTATTTCTTACTCAGGTCGCTGTACGCTCTCAAACCACATGAGTATGCGTGATGCCAACCGTGGTGGTTGTTCACAGTCTTGCCGTTGGAAATACGATCTTTACGACATGCCCTTTGGTCAAGAACGTAAAAGTCTGAAAGGTGAAATTCCAGAAGAATTTTCAATGTCAGCCGTCGACATGTCCATGATTGACCATATTCCAGATATGATTGAAAACGGTGTAGACAGTCTTAAGATTGAAGGCCGTATGAAGTCGATTCACTATGTTTCAACTGTGACCAACTGTTACAAGGCGGCTGTAGATGCTTATCTCGAAAGTCCCGAGAAATTTGAAGCCATCAAACAGGACTTGGTAGACGAGATGTGGAAGGTTGCCCAACGTGAATTGGCAACAGGTTTCTACTATGGTACACCTACAGAAAACGAACAGTTATTTGGCGCTCGTCGTAAAATTCCTGAATATAAGTTTGTCGCTGAAGTGGTTGCGTATGATGATGCGACTCAAACGGCAACCATTCGTCAACGGAATGTCATCAACGAAGGCGATCAAGTCGAGTTTTATGGACCAGGTTTCCGTCATTTTGAGACTTATATCGAAGACCTTCATGATGCCAAGGGCAATAAAATCGACCGCGCTCCAAATCCAATGGAACTCTTGACCATCAAGGTTCCACAACCTGTACAAGCAGGTGACATGGTCCGCGCTCTCAAGGAAGGTCTTATCAATCTTTATAAGGAAGATGGAACTAGCGTTACAGTTCGTGCCTAG
- a CDS encoding GntR family transcriptional regulator, translating to MLPAYMKIHDQIKKDIDEHRWKIGERLPSERDLAEQFQVSRMTLRQAISLLVEEGVLERRVGSGTFVSSTRVQEKMRGTTSFTEIVKSQGKVPSSQLISYRRTIPNEQEVAKLGITPTENIIRMERVRYADQIPLVYEVASIPEKFIKDFKKEEITSHFFQTLQQHGYRIGKSQQTIYARLAKEKIAHYLEVEKGHAILALTQVSYLDDGTAFEYVKSQYVGERFEFYLENN from the coding sequence ATGTTACCAGCTTATATGAAAATCCACGATCAGATCAAGAAGGATATAGATGAGCATCGTTGGAAAATCGGAGAGAGGCTTCCAAGTGAGCGAGATTTAGCTGAACAGTTTCAAGTTAGCCGGATGACATTACGCCAAGCTATCTCTCTCTTGGTCGAGGAAGGAGTTTTGGAGCGTCGTGTAGGAAGTGGAACCTTTGTCTCTAGCACTCGTGTCCAAGAAAAAATGCGTGGGACAACCAGTTTTACGGAGATTGTCAAATCTCAGGGGAAAGTTCCATCTAGTCAACTCATTTCTTACAGAAGAACCATTCCAAATGAGCAAGAGGTCGCTAAGCTGGGGATTACTCCAACAGAGAATATTATCCGCATGGAACGGGTGCGTTATGCTGACCAAATACCGCTAGTCTATGAAGTCGCATCCATCCCTGAGAAATTTATTAAGGATTTCAAAAAAGAAGAAATCACCAGTCATTTCTTCCAAACCTTGCAGCAGCATGGCTACCGGATTGGCAAATCCCAACAGACCATTTATGCGAGATTGGCTAAGGAAAAGATTGCTCACTATCTAGAAGTCGAAAAGGGGCATGCCATTTTAGCCTTAACTCAGGTTTCCTATCTCGATGATGGGACGGCTTTCGAGTACGTAAAGAGTCAATACGTTGGCGAACGCTTTGAATTTTATCTTGAAAATAACTAG